ATGAAATAGATACAGATGTACCGGCATGTATTGTAGGCGATGAGCTTAGGCTTAAACAAGTATTGATAAACCTGGTGAGTAACGCCATCAAATTTACCGAGAAAGGAGAAATATTTATAAGGGTATTTGCTGCCTCTAAACCTCACGAGGGTAACATACCAATTGGTTTTAGCGTGAAGGATACCGGTATTGGAGTTCCGGAAAATAAGTTATCAAATTTATTTAAACCTTTTAGCCAGGTTGATTCTTCAACCACGCGCAAATATGGGGGTACCGGGCTTGGTTTGGTAATCAGCAAAAAGCTGGTTGAGTTTATGGGCGGCGAAATCTGGGTTCAAAGCCTGCCGTCAGAAGGCTCGGTTTTTAATTTTACCATTAACGCCGGGGTAAGTAATGCCAAAGCACCCCGCGACGATATGTATACTACCGTGGGTTTTAAGGGGGGGCGGGTATTGATTGTTGATGACAATAAAACAAACCTTAAAATTTTGAAAAACCAGCTCGAAAACTGGGGTATGAAGGTTACAGCAACTACTTCGGCCAAAGATGCCCTTGACCAATTATTAACAGAAAATAGCATACAACTGGTTATAACGGATATGGAGATGCCCGAAATGGACGGAGTAGGCCTAACCAAAGCGGTAAAAAGTATTAATCCGCTAATACCTGTTATTATGCTCAGCTCGATAGGCGACGAGAGCAGAAAGAAGTTCCCGGGATTATTCGCGGCCATTTTGACAAAACCTGTCAAGCAGCAGTACTTATTTAGCAGCCTGCAGGTAGCTTTAAATTTAAATAATAACAACCCGTTGTTTGAAGATAAAAGTAAACAAATGCTTTCGGTTGATTTTGCAACGGAAAACCCGCTTAAAATACTTGTTGCCGAAGATAATCCTGTAAATCAAAAGTTGATACAGCGTGTTTTAAATAAGCTGGGCTATATGCCCGAAATGGTTCAAAATGGTATTGAAGTTTTGAATGAAATGGAGAAAAATGATTTTGATGTAGTATTAATGGATATCCAAATGCCCGGCATGGACGGGCTTGAAGCAACTTCCCATATCCGGAGAAACGGCAGGCCGCAGCCTTATATAATAGCCATGACGGCTAATGCCATGGCCGAAGATAAAGAAATTTGCCTGCAGGCCGGTATGGATAATTACATAGCAAAGCCGATGAAACTGAACGAAATTATAGAGAAGTTAAAAAATGTTTCGGTGGCTTATAAACAAAAAGCCTAACGGCACTTTAAAATATTTTATTTGCAATAAGGGATAAACTGAAAACCCTTGCCTTGTAATTTGGTTAAGCTATACGGAGATAATCAAAATTACAATGGCAAAAAAAGTTGCAGACCAATTGGTAAAGATGCTGGTAGATGCCGGCATCAAAAGAATTTACGCGGTAACAGGCGATAGCCTTAACGAAGTAAATGATGCCGTAAGGCGCGAAGGCAGCATTCAGTGGGTCCACGTCCGACATGAAGAAGCCGGCGCCTACGCTGCCGGTGCCGAAGCACAGCTGAACGGCCTTGCCTGTTGTGCAGGCAGCAGCGGGCCAGGTCATGTACATTTGATAAACGGATTATATGATGCCCACCGCTCGGGCGCGCCCGTTATAGCCATTGCGTCAACAATTGCCAGTTTTGAGTTTGGTACAAACTATTTCCAGGAAACCAATACTATTAAGCTGTTTGATGATTGTAGTTACTATAACCAGATAGTCACCACGCCAAAACAATTGCCGCGCATGCTGCAGGCCGGTATCCAAAGCGCGTTGCATCAAAAGGGTGTTGCCGTAATTGGCCTGCCGGGCGATTTATCCGGCATGGATGCCGTTGATATCGAAACATCAATCCAAAACTTTAATCCGGCTCCTATTATCCGCCCTACAGATGCCGATTTGCAGCAGCTGGCCGAATTAATTAACCGTAATAATAAAATTACTATATTTTGCGGTATCGGCGCTGCCGACGCGCATGACGAAGTGGTGGAGTTATCGCAAAAACTGAATGCTACGGTTGCCTATTCGTTTCGTGCTAAAATGGATATCCAGTATGATAATCCTAATGAAGTGGGCATGACGGGCCTGCTTGGCCTGCCATCGGCCTACCACAGCATGCATGAGTGCGACCTGCTGATACTACTGGGCACCGATTTTCCGTATACACCATTTATGCCTGCAGATTGTAAAATAGTGCAGGTAGATATTAAGCCCGAACGGCTTGGCCGCCGCGCCAAAGTTGATATTGGTTTATGCGGAACTGTGAAAGATACTTTAACAGCGCTGCTGCCCCTCATCGCCCAAAAACAAGATGACATCTTCTTGCAGGCCCAGCTAAAAGTGTATGCCGATGTTAAAGATAAAATGCAAACTTATGTTGACGATAGCGGCGAAACCGACAAAATTCACCCCGAGTTTGTGGCTCATGTACTGGATAAACTCGCCGCCGAGGATGCGATTTTTACGGTAGATACGGGGATGTCGTGCGTATGGGGCTCGCGTTATATTAATGCTACTGGCAAGCGACAAATGATAGGTTCCTTTAACCACGGATCGATGGCCAATGCCATGCCCCAGGCCATAGGCGCGGCGCTTTCGCGGCCAGGGCAGCAGGTGATAGCACTTTGCGGCGATGGCGGCCTCTCGATGCTTTTGGGCGATCTGGCAACAATCGTTCAGTATAAATTACCGGTTAAAATTGTAGTTTTTAATAACCGCTCATTGGGCATGGTAAAGCTGGAGATGGAAGTTGCCGGCCTGCCCGATTGGCAAACCGATATGTACAACCCCGATTTTGCACTGGTTGCCCAGGCTATGGGCATTAAAGGCTTCACCGTTACCGAACCCGGCGAGGTAAGACAGGCTGTAAGTGATGCCCTTGCTTTTG
The genomic region above belongs to Mucilaginibacter sp. KACC 22773 and contains:
- a CDS encoding thiamine pyrophosphate-dependent enzyme codes for the protein MAKKVADQLVKMLVDAGIKRIYAVTGDSLNEVNDAVRREGSIQWVHVRHEEAGAYAAGAEAQLNGLACCAGSSGPGHVHLINGLYDAHRSGAPVIAIASTIASFEFGTNYFQETNTIKLFDDCSYYNQIVTTPKQLPRMLQAGIQSALHQKGVAVIGLPGDLSGMDAVDIETSIQNFNPAPIIRPTDADLQQLAELINRNNKITIFCGIGAADAHDEVVELSQKLNATVAYSFRAKMDIQYDNPNEVGMTGLLGLPSAYHSMHECDLLILLGTDFPYTPFMPADCKIVQVDIKPERLGRRAKVDIGLCGTVKDTLTALLPLIAQKQDDIFLQAQLKVYADVKDKMQTYVDDSGETDKIHPEFVAHVLDKLAAEDAIFTVDTGMSCVWGSRYINATGKRQMIGSFNHGSMANAMPQAIGAALSRPGQQVIALCGDGGLSMLLGDLATIVQYKLPVKIVVFNNRSLGMVKLEMEVAGLPDWQTDMYNPDFALVAQAMGIKGFTVTEPGEVRQAVSDALAFDGPALLNVFTDPNALAMPPKIELKQVAGMAVSMTKLMLNGHMDEVLDTVKANYKHLKDLL